From Bdellovibrio bacteriovorus, a single genomic window includes:
- the ttcA gene encoding tRNA 2-thiocytidine(32) synthetase TtcA — MSTVNFEHPLAIKIRKQITQALNDFNMIEDGDKVMVCVSGGKDSSVLLALLTEIQRRSERKFQVEAAILDQKQPGFDATAFKAWVESIGVKLHIVEKDTYSIVKEKVQGATYCSLCSRLRRAILYDYAHAQGFTKLALGHHRDDVVHTALLNLFYVGTMAAMPAKLKSDDERNILVRPLTYVSERDIEELAAAWNFPIIPCNLCGSQDGLKRQRIKKLVRDLEKEIPNVYASIQTALGNIKPSQLMDQELWDFKNLKVSPSSLQDERPQPEPNEELKV; from the coding sequence ATGAGCACGGTAAACTTTGAGCATCCTTTAGCCATTAAAATTCGTAAACAGATCACTCAAGCCCTGAATGACTTCAATATGATTGAAGATGGCGACAAGGTGATGGTTTGCGTTTCTGGCGGCAAGGACTCAAGCGTTCTTTTGGCCTTACTCACAGAGATCCAACGTCGTTCCGAAAGAAAGTTTCAAGTCGAAGCCGCGATCTTAGATCAAAAGCAACCGGGCTTTGATGCGACAGCCTTTAAAGCCTGGGTTGAAAGCATTGGCGTAAAACTTCATATCGTTGAAAAAGACACGTACTCAATTGTTAAAGAAAAGGTTCAAGGAGCTACGTACTGTTCTTTATGCTCACGTCTTCGTCGCGCCATTTTATATGATTATGCTCATGCGCAAGGTTTCACGAAACTCGCTTTAGGACATCATCGCGATGACGTCGTTCATACCGCTTTATTGAACTTATTTTATGTCGGCACTATGGCGGCGATGCCTGCGAAATTAAAATCCGACGACGAAAGAAATATTTTAGTACGTCCTCTGACTTATGTTTCAGAGCGTGACATTGAGGAGCTTGCCGCTGCTTGGAACTTCCCGATCATTCCTTGCAACCTTTGTGGTTCTCAAGATGGATTAAAACGCCAGCGTATTAAAAAACTAGTGCGTGATCTGGAAAAAGAGATTCCCAATGTTTATGCCTCGATCCAAACAGCGCTTGGCAATATCAAACCAAGTCAGCTGATGGATCAAGAGCTTTGGGATTTCAAAAATCTTAAGGTATCACCTTCTTCACTGCAGGACGAGCGCCCACAGCCTGAGCCCAACGAAGAACTGAAGGTTTAG
- a CDS encoding glutathione S-transferase family protein: protein MIEFYTAQTPNGRKVALMLEELAIPYNQHNIDLGKQEQKSADFIARNPNGKIPVIVDTDGSYEHKTTVFESGAILYYLAEKHQAFFGHSLEEKAHVMQWLMFQMSAIGPIFGNYHYGKHTLKPENPGFIERFEKEALRLLGVMEIQLEKNHYLAGETYTIADIATYPWLINFIKSKPEWFESKPSVLRWAQAVGARPAVKKVIP from the coding sequence ATGATTGAATTCTACACGGCGCAAACGCCCAATGGCCGCAAAGTCGCCCTTATGCTTGAGGAATTAGCAATTCCATACAACCAGCACAATATCGATCTTGGAAAACAAGAGCAAAAGTCCGCCGACTTTATTGCCAGAAACCCCAACGGAAAAATCCCGGTGATTGTCGATACGGACGGCTCTTATGAACACAAGACAACGGTTTTTGAAAGTGGCGCCATTCTTTATTATCTCGCAGAAAAGCATCAAGCTTTCTTCGGTCATAGTCTTGAAGAAAAGGCTCACGTCATGCAGTGGTTGATGTTTCAGATGTCAGCGATCGGCCCTATTTTTGGAAATTACCACTATGGAAAGCACACTCTGAAGCCTGAAAATCCAGGATTTATTGAACGTTTTGAAAAAGAAGCGTTACGTCTTTTAGGAGTGATGGAAATTCAGCTTGAGAAAAATCACTATCTTGCCGGCGAAACTTATACGATCGCCGACATTGCGACCTATCCCTGGTTGATCAACTTCATCAAGTCGAAACCGGAATGGTTTGAGTCTAAACCTTCAGTTCTTCGTTGGGCTCAGGCTGTGGGCGCTCGTCCTGCAGTGAAGAAGGTGATACCTTAA
- a CDS encoding response regulator transcription factor: protein MAKILLIEDNLTNQLMVKETLSTHDVTCANTLKEATVHITSPFDLVILDVQLPDGSGFDFYMHHHVQLQDIPVVILTSQSEVTDKVVGFSLGAEDYVTKPFEPLELRARIEAKLRKKTKPHDSAVLKVDSLYFDLTMQRLTCEIKGEKKPIETTSIEFKILLYLAKHKDQVITRQQLLDQVWGGSTSVVDRAIDTHMSKLRKKLEGTPWEIKSVYGSGYRFEKHG, encoded by the coding sequence ATGGCTAAGATTTTACTCATTGAGGACAATTTAACCAATCAACTGATGGTGAAAGAAACTCTTTCAACACATGACGTGACATGCGCAAACACTTTGAAAGAAGCAACGGTGCATATCACCTCCCCTTTTGATCTGGTGATCCTAGATGTTCAGTTGCCAGACGGAAGTGGTTTTGATTTTTACATGCATCACCACGTTCAGCTGCAAGACATTCCGGTTGTGATCTTAACTTCCCAAAGTGAAGTTACGGATAAGGTCGTAGGCTTTTCTTTAGGCGCTGAAGATTACGTGACGAAGCCCTTTGAACCTCTTGAACTGCGCGCCCGTATTGAAGCTAAGCTTCGCAAGAAAACGAAGCCTCATGACTCTGCCGTATTAAAAGTCGATAGTCTTTATTTCGACCTTACCATGCAAAGACTTACTTGCGAGATCAAGGGCGAAAAGAAACCCATTGAGACAACGTCTATCGAATTCAAAATTCTTTTGTATCTCGCAAAACACAAAGATCAAGTGATCACTCGCCAACAACTTTTAGACCAAGTCTGGGGCGGCAGTACCAGCGTCGTAGATCGCGCCATCGACACCCATATGTCGAAACTTCGCAAGAAACTGGAAGGCACGCCTTGGGAAATTAAATCGGTCTATGGCTCCGGTTATCGCTTCGAAAAACACGGCTAG
- a CDS encoding trypsin-like serine peptidase — protein sequence MKRNSFVATMTVALAATFSVGFVNITPRVIYGDDNRVDVYQVTRADVREIADSTVALIPTRDIQNQGNGLVKILASSYGSSMNLCSDEPFFDQPSAANCSGSLVGEDLIATAGHCISSSDCSRYAFVFGYKMTDAKTAPETLPEGEVYGCKEIVAREYTSAQDYALVRLDRPVRGHRVLTLAQSPAQPGDAIYVVGHPSGLPTKVADGAQVRAQQGTYFTSNLDTYGGNSGSAVFNARTHEVVGILVRGAQDFTYDRAKQCTVSNRCTETGCRGEDVTNISYIVNALKK from the coding sequence GTGAAAAGGAATTCATTCGTAGCGACAATGACTGTCGCGCTTGCAGCAACGTTCTCAGTTGGATTTGTTAACATCACGCCCAGAGTTATTTATGGCGACGACAATCGTGTCGACGTCTATCAAGTAACCAGAGCCGACGTTCGCGAAATCGCGGATTCTACAGTGGCTCTTATTCCAACTCGCGATATTCAAAATCAAGGAAATGGTTTGGTAAAAATTCTGGCTTCAAGTTATGGCTCGAGCATGAATCTTTGCTCGGACGAGCCTTTCTTCGATCAGCCTTCAGCGGCGAACTGTTCTGGTTCGTTAGTGGGTGAGGATTTGATTGCGACAGCAGGTCACTGCATCAGTTCTTCGGATTGCTCTCGTTACGCTTTCGTCTTCGGTTATAAAATGACAGACGCTAAAACAGCACCAGAGACTTTGCCTGAAGGTGAAGTTTACGGTTGTAAGGAAATCGTGGCACGTGAATACACAAGTGCTCAAGATTACGCTCTAGTGCGTTTGGATCGCCCTGTCCGTGGTCACCGCGTTTTGACTTTGGCGCAATCACCAGCGCAACCAGGTGATGCAATCTACGTTGTAGGTCATCCTTCAGGTCTTCCGACGAAAGTGGCTGATGGCGCGCAAGTGCGTGCTCAACAAGGGACTTACTTTACATCGAACCTAGACACTTACGGCGGAAATTCGGGTTCTGCGGTTTTCAACGCAAGAACTCATGAAGTGGTAGGTATTCTGGTGCGTGGAGCGCAAGATTTCACATATGACAGAGCGAAACAATGTACTGTTTCAAATAGATGTACAGAAACGGGTTGCCGCGGTGAAGATGTCACGAACATCTCTTACATCGTGAATGCTTTGAAAAAATAA
- a CDS encoding SufE family protein translates to MNIQERQQKVIQDFSAMNQWEDRYKKIIEMGKALPEMPENLKTEQNAVKGCQSQVWLSANLNDQGQIQLQGDSDALIVKGLVGLLLYVYSGATPSEILSTPPEFLKALGFEGNLSPSRANGLHSMLKQIKLYATAFDYLLKTKK, encoded by the coding sequence ATGAACATCCAAGAAAGACAACAAAAAGTAATCCAAGATTTTTCAGCGATGAATCAGTGGGAAGACCGCTATAAAAAAATCATCGAAATGGGAAAAGCGCTTCCTGAAATGCCAGAGAATTTGAAAACAGAGCAAAACGCTGTGAAAGGCTGCCAGTCGCAAGTCTGGCTCTCTGCAAATTTAAATGATCAAGGCCAAATACAACTTCAAGGCGATAGTGATGCTTTGATTGTGAAGGGTTTGGTTGGACTTTTGTTGTATGTTTACTCCGGCGCAACTCCCAGTGAGATTTTATCGACACCTCCCGAGTTTTTGAAAGCTTTGGGCTTCGAAGGAAACCTTTCTCCTAGCCGCGCCAATGGTCTGCATTCTATGCTTAAGCAAATCAAACTTTACGCAACGGCATTTGATTATCTTCTGAAAACCAAAAAATAA
- a CDS encoding phosphatase domain-containing protein, with protein MKNFIAFLIFIVSLSSQAQTLFVSDVDDTIKLANVKDLSEAARYAFDDKSRFLGMNALYHQIVKENSDIQVVYLSKAPEWFMGRTHRNFLKNGNYPAGTYIGKTEYDSDVHKITNLRKLMEEHRPRKVILIGDNGEQDADIYAQLAQEYANQGIEFHQFIRIVYNRNSFVEWGAALHNGQTGFVTPLEISFELEKARILSYSAVETLVKTLVPDFVYASSYAAEGDVAFPYFVNCQTFVWKWDDSLQRFDTMKQLKLKLTDRCRLKM; from the coding sequence ATGAAAAACTTTATCGCATTTCTGATATTCATTGTTTCTTTATCCTCTCAAGCTCAGACCCTGTTCGTGAGCGACGTGGATGACACGATCAAGTTAGCGAATGTGAAGGACCTCAGTGAAGCCGCTCGCTATGCCTTTGACGATAAAAGCCGTTTCTTAGGGATGAATGCTCTTTATCACCAGATTGTAAAAGAGAACTCTGACATTCAAGTGGTTTATCTTTCGAAAGCGCCGGAATGGTTTATGGGGCGCACACACCGCAATTTCCTCAAAAACGGGAACTATCCGGCTGGAACCTATATTGGAAAAACCGAATATGATAGCGATGTTCATAAAATCACGAACTTGCGCAAGCTCATGGAAGAACACCGTCCTCGCAAAGTGATTCTTATTGGCGATAACGGCGAACAAGACGCTGATATTTATGCGCAACTGGCTCAAGAGTACGCAAATCAGGGCATTGAGTTTCACCAATTCATTCGTATCGTTTATAACCGCAATTCCTTTGTAGAGTGGGGCGCAGCTCTGCACAATGGCCAGACAGGCTTTGTAACTCCTTTAGAGATTTCTTTTGAGCTGGAAAAAGCCAGAATCTTGAGTTATTCCGCTGTTGAAACTTTGGTTAAGACCCTGGTCCCTGATTTCGTCTATGCAAGCAGCTATGCGGCAGAGGGTGATGTGGCTTTTCCTTATTTCGTGAATTGCCAAACCTTCGTATGGAAGTGGGACGACAGTCTGCAAAGGTTTGATACAATGAAGCAGTTAAAGCTTAAATTGACCGACCGCTGTCGCCTGAAAATGTAA
- a CDS encoding HD domain-containing protein, producing MATRSFLSSTQWEQAQEVLTPPLMTPDGDVRQVFCFSAENFSGWLSARLEEIFKSSPEWEKCHPIILGSWARGELSPKSDIDVLFCGDEEKVKLFVDKANEQGLKLRYRMPHNPSDWTENVEAFDILALLKARPWTPEGAQKLFEQQKKIWSKKNYYRRILLKAVKEERKNRAKRFDSITNYLEPNLKFGPGGLRDLEQGLQIYELFAEKFTHPGHALNVLHYYRNYFLNIRQKLHLEGHGDILSNAVQFDLAKWMGFKTHKDFMRDLQRGLSRVHFYSDWIVEVAESSEKELKKLERFEFKKFEDLSLALHKNSSVLVQKKVRENLDSLLPDAKVKSLAKRRGQVLESILDIKATDEFLVSIFRSRLIDKLVPEIRRLVGYVQHDQYHRFTADSHIMQACREVKRIYKKSSQLGPLKSLHQKLTKEDWRILSWSCLYHDLAKGLESGDHHSDLGVTIVERDFKSYGFSKLFTDEVKWMVKNHLEISQAAFRKNPKDPKVWQDLRDKGVEGARLYRLALFTAIDIRATNPEAWNEWKAKLLRDLVVSLESKKAQDYFDFQTLRLRKKLQLSSEVIEELGPVLLDSLAIKDLVNDLKKAEHAEGSLAPLVYKTRKGEVWIRFHEKKDRKGLLSDYVGQLYSLGLGIRHASIHTLSKVGVYDWFQVSTTRNIQQLTKILENTQVQSKNIPAVKFESIQLVSADEKEWVISFKGPDQSGLLASAAKSLSELGVSIKSARVHTWGRQVDDIFTVKSLGSEPQELIANLRQKYQL from the coding sequence ATGGCAACAAGATCTTTTTTGTCTTCAACTCAGTGGGAGCAAGCGCAAGAGGTTTTAACACCACCACTTATGACACCTGACGGAGATGTTCGTCAGGTGTTTTGCTTTTCAGCCGAAAACTTTTCGGGTTGGCTGTCGGCGCGCCTGGAAGAGATTTTTAAAAGCTCCCCCGAGTGGGAAAAGTGTCATCCCATTATTTTAGGATCTTGGGCCCGGGGTGAATTAAGTCCCAAATCGGATATCGATGTTCTTTTCTGTGGCGATGAAGAAAAAGTAAAACTCTTCGTCGATAAGGCCAATGAGCAAGGCCTTAAGCTTCGCTATCGCATGCCTCATAATCCTTCGGATTGGACTGAAAACGTCGAGGCCTTTGATATTCTCGCTTTATTAAAAGCTCGTCCCTGGACCCCTGAAGGCGCCCAAAAACTTTTTGAACAGCAAAAAAAGATCTGGTCGAAAAAGAACTACTATCGCCGGATTCTTTTAAAGGCCGTCAAAGAAGAAAGAAAAAATCGCGCAAAGCGCTTTGATTCCATCACAAATTATCTCGAGCCTAATCTTAAATTTGGTCCCGGCGGACTTCGCGATCTTGAACAAGGTTTGCAGATTTACGAGCTCTTCGCCGAAAAGTTCACGCACCCTGGACATGCACTGAATGTTCTTCATTACTATCGCAATTATTTTTTAAATATTCGTCAGAAGCTGCACCTGGAAGGTCATGGCGATATTCTTTCCAATGCAGTACAGTTTGATCTTGCGAAATGGATGGGATTTAAAACGCATAAAGATTTTATGCGTGATTTACAGCGCGGTCTATCGCGCGTGCATTTTTATTCAGACTGGATTGTGGAAGTTGCCGAGTCTTCAGAGAAAGAACTAAAAAAACTAGAGCGATTCGAATTTAAAAAGTTCGAGGATCTTTCGCTTGCGTTACATAAGAACTCTAGCGTTTTAGTGCAGAAAAAAGTGCGTGAAAACTTGGACAGTCTTTTACCCGATGCCAAAGTGAAGTCCTTGGCGAAACGACGTGGGCAAGTTCTAGAATCTATTCTTGATATTAAAGCGACAGATGAGTTTTTGGTAAGTATTTTTCGCTCGCGTTTGATTGATAAGCTCGTGCCTGAAATCCGCCGCTTAGTGGGTTATGTTCAGCACGATCAGTATCATCGTTTTACAGCCGACTCTCATATCATGCAGGCGTGCCGTGAAGTAAAACGTATCTATAAAAAATCATCTCAGCTAGGACCATTAAAGTCTTTGCACCAAAAACTCACGAAAGAGGACTGGCGCATTCTTTCTTGGAGCTGTCTGTATCATGATTTAGCAAAAGGCCTTGAAAGTGGAGACCACCATTCGGATCTTGGCGTGACCATCGTTGAACGAGATTTTAAGTCTTATGGTTTCTCAAAGTTGTTCACGGATGAAGTGAAGTGGATGGTGAAAAATCATCTGGAAATTTCTCAGGCTGCTTTTAGAAAAAATCCGAAAGACCCCAAAGTGTGGCAGGATTTGCGGGACAAGGGGGTTGAGGGAGCAAGGCTTTATCGTCTGGCTTTATTCACCGCCATCGATATTCGTGCAACGAACCCAGAGGCCTGGAACGAATGGAAGGCCAAACTGTTGCGCGATTTAGTCGTCAGCCTGGAATCTAAAAAAGCGCAAGACTACTTCGATTTTCAAACTCTGCGTTTGCGTAAGAAGTTGCAACTATCTTCAGAAGTGATCGAGGAATTGGGCCCTGTTTTATTAGACAGTCTGGCTATTAAAGACCTCGTCAACGATCTTAAAAAAGCAGAACACGCTGAAGGCTCTTTGGCGCCTTTGGTTTACAAAACGCGCAAAGGGGAAGTGTGGATACGCTTCCACGAGAAAAAAGACCGTAAAGGGCTTTTAAGTGATTATGTGGGGCAATTGTATTCCCTGGGCTTGGGCATTCGCCATGCCTCGATTCATACGCTTTCTAAAGTGGGCGTGTATGACTGGTTTCAAGTATCGACAACTCGAAACATTCAACAGCTGACAAAGATTTTAGAAAACACGCAAGTGCAGTCGAAGAATATTCCGGCCGTGAAGTTTGAGTCGATTCAACTTGTTAGTGCGGATGAAAAAGAATGGGTGATCAGCTTTAAAGGACCAGATCAGTCAGGGCTCTTGGCCTCAGCGGCGAAGTCTTTAAGTGAATTGGGTGTCAGTATTAAGAGTGCCCGTGTTCATACTTGGGGCCGTCAGGTCGACGATATCTTTACCGTGAAGTCTTTAGGAAGCGAGCCTCAAGAGCTGATCGCGAACTTGAGGCAGAAGTATCAGCTTTAG
- the mutS gene encoding DNA mismatch repair protein MutS, translated as MSNLTPLMKQFWDIKSVHQDKILLFRMGDFFEMFFDDAVKAAPVLGIALTQRNKKSADETPMCGVPHHSIAGPINKLLAAGFKVAICDQLEDPKMAKGIVKRGVTRVLTPGMVYDSDTLDGTKPHYLVSLDNESISFLDTTTGEAFFFRSQKTTELLRFLQILPVAEIVISKDDEALLKGLDGVLISFHEDVAEALHDLLKNSAPLSAARLVSYVTQLSGEESIKTLSPFVERDLEHRLEISGTVLRHLEVFSTYKGEGLGSLFHAINRTQTSAGSRLLRQWLSFPLRDTKAIEQRLTSVEFWRSHVLELKRVRQILGQMGDIERRLGKISQPQCNGRDLLALAGSVHAGISALEVLVHASGGTANFEPLRDLAYKIERTLVEDPPLATKQGYLIRQGVSAELDELIELSTHSQALVARMEAEEKEKTGISSLKIRYNNVFGYYIEITNTHKDKAPAHYQRKQTLTNAERYCTDELVELERKVLSANTKRADLEFEFFEALRKEILAQCPALLTLAHECSEVDVVSGLAWLSLEEKYVRPQFTTDGSLKLRASRHPVVEQTVKKNFVANDIELRPHSCLLLTGPNMAGKSTLMRQVALIAIMAQMGSFVPADEVSIPVFDAIFTRIGASDQLSEGLSTFMVEMTETSAMLKNATKDSLVILDEVGRGTSTFDGMCLAQSILEHLLSETKALTFFATHYHELTSLDQSFGQITNAHMTVAERNGEIRFLHTLVKGPALKSYGVQVAELAGLPASVTKRAKGLLRDIESKRVQASSQLSLLDQLHSDTPAMDVDPITTFTLPEEIKSLMAEVEKYPLMQMSPLDAMNQIAKWKEIVARNGQEV; from the coding sequence ATGTCAAATCTTACTCCGCTCATGAAACAGTTCTGGGACATCAAGTCCGTTCACCAAGATAAAATTCTTCTATTCCGCATGGGAGACTTCTTTGAGATGTTCTTCGATGATGCTGTGAAAGCAGCGCCGGTCTTGGGAATCGCGCTAACACAAAGAAATAAAAAATCGGCTGATGAAACTCCGATGTGCGGAGTGCCTCATCATTCTATCGCCGGTCCGATCAATAAACTTTTAGCGGCAGGCTTCAAGGTTGCGATCTGTGATCAGTTGGAAGATCCCAAGATGGCAAAAGGTATCGTCAAAAGAGGTGTCACGCGAGTCCTGACTCCGGGCATGGTTTATGACTCTGATACTTTGGACGGAACCAAGCCTCACTACCTTGTGAGTTTGGATAACGAGTCTATCAGCTTCTTAGATACGACAACCGGCGAAGCTTTTTTCTTTAGATCGCAAAAAACAACAGAGCTTTTGCGTTTCTTACAAATTCTTCCGGTAGCTGAGATTGTGATTTCTAAAGACGACGAGGCCTTGCTGAAAGGTCTTGATGGCGTTCTTATTAGCTTCCATGAAGATGTCGCAGAGGCTCTTCATGATTTATTAAAAAACAGCGCACCTTTGTCGGCGGCTCGTCTGGTTTCTTATGTCACGCAGCTTTCAGGTGAAGAGTCTATCAAGACGCTTTCGCCGTTTGTGGAAAGAGATCTTGAGCACCGTCTTGAAATTTCTGGAACAGTTCTTCGTCACTTGGAAGTTTTTTCGACTTACAAAGGTGAAGGTCTGGGAAGTCTTTTTCACGCCATCAACCGCACGCAAACGTCTGCGGGAAGTCGTCTTCTTCGTCAGTGGTTGAGTTTCCCGTTGCGCGATACAAAGGCCATTGAACAACGTCTTACCTCTGTGGAGTTCTGGCGCAGTCACGTTCTAGAGTTAAAACGGGTTCGTCAAATCCTGGGACAAATGGGGGATATTGAAAGACGTCTTGGAAAAATCTCGCAACCCCAATGCAACGGTCGAGATCTTTTAGCTTTGGCAGGAAGTGTTCACGCCGGTATCAGCGCGCTTGAAGTTTTAGTGCATGCTTCCGGGGGGACGGCGAACTTTGAACCTTTGCGTGATCTTGCTTACAAGATTGAGCGCACGTTGGTTGAAGATCCACCTTTAGCAACAAAGCAAGGTTATTTGATTCGTCAGGGTGTTTCTGCGGAGCTGGATGAGTTGATTGAACTTTCGACTCATTCGCAAGCTTTGGTGGCGCGCATGGAAGCGGAAGAAAAAGAAAAGACCGGTATTTCCAGTCTTAAAATCCGCTATAACAATGTTTTCGGTTATTATATCGAAATCACGAATACACACAAAGACAAGGCGCCAGCGCACTATCAAAGAAAACAAACTTTGACCAATGCGGAACGCTACTGCACCGACGAGCTTGTTGAACTAGAAAGAAAAGTTCTGAGTGCCAATACGAAGCGCGCTGATCTGGAATTTGAATTTTTTGAAGCCTTAAGAAAAGAGATTCTGGCGCAATGCCCGGCTTTACTGACGCTGGCTCATGAATGTAGCGAGGTCGACGTGGTTTCAGGCTTGGCATGGCTGAGTTTGGAAGAAAAATACGTACGTCCTCAATTCACGACAGATGGTTCGTTAAAATTAAGAGCCAGCCGTCACCCGGTGGTTGAGCAAACCGTGAAAAAGAACTTCGTTGCTAACGACATCGAACTTCGCCCTCACTCTTGCCTGTTATTAACGGGCCCGAATATGGCTGGTAAATCGACGTTGATGAGACAAGTGGCTTTGATCGCTATTATGGCGCAAATGGGTTCTTTCGTCCCGGCAGATGAAGTTTCGATCCCGGTCTTTGATGCGATCTTCACGCGTATTGGTGCCAGCGACCAGTTGTCAGAAGGTCTTTCTACATTCATGGTGGAGATGACAGAAACTTCCGCGATGCTAAAAAATGCGACGAAAGATTCTTTGGTGATCCTAGATGAAGTTGGTCGTGGTACAAGCACGTTTGATGGCATGTGCTTGGCGCAGTCGATTCTTGAACACTTATTGAGTGAAACAAAAGCTCTGACTTTCTTTGCGACTCACTACCATGAGCTGACGTCGTTAGATCAAAGTTTTGGTCAGATCACAAACGCTCACATGACGGTGGCCGAACGAAACGGTGAAATCCGTTTCCTTCACACGTTGGTGAAAGGCCCGGCATTAAAATCTTACGGGGTGCAAGTGGCAGAATTAGCAGGACTTCCTGCTTCTGTGACAAAAAGAGCCAAAGGTCTTTTGCGTGATATTGAATCAAAACGTGTTCAAGCTTCCAGTCAGCTTTCACTTTTAGATCAATTGCATAGTGATACTCCAGCGATGGACGTAGATCCAATCACGACATTTACTTTACCTGAAGAAATCAAAAGCTTGATGGCGGAAGTGGAAAAATACCCGTTGATGCAGATGAGTCCACTGGATGCCATGAACCAGATCGCGAAGTGGAAAGAAATCGTCGCTCGTAACGGACAGGAAGTGTAG
- the mpl gene encoding UDP-N-acetylmuramate:L-alanyl-gamma-D-glutamyl-meso-diaminopimelate ligase — protein sequence MNLKSGSHIHLMGICGTAMASLAGLLKDRGFKITGSDLNPYPPMSTQLESLGINIMKGYKAENLHPQPDFVIVGNVISASNEEAQELMKLNIPYTSLPKAMGEFIIGDRESVVISGTHGKTTTTSMMSWVAEKAGVKPGFLIGGIPKNFSQSFKNPEGNFFVIEGDEYDTAFFDKVPKFVHYKPKHVILTSVEFDHADIYKDLQAVKDSFARLMTLIPENGTLLACAEDANVMELRKLAKCKNSFTYGFGENADFRARVLFHNEKGIGFEVHHKGEILGPYAMQITGDYNILNATAVVAMSKCLGFSENRIQIALESFEGVKRRQEILGEPGGILVIEDFAHHPTAVRETVKGIQKKYPNRKVFSVFEPRSATSRRKVFQKDYVEAFKGSHEVMLAKAFDQSKIDEENRFSSHELVEDLQKSGVTAADFDSADQIVAALKARAKKGDVILIMSNGGFDGIYGKLMTALN from the coding sequence ATGAACTTAAAATCAGGCAGCCACATTCACCTTATGGGGATCTGCGGAACAGCGATGGCTTCTTTGGCGGGTCTACTAAAAGATCGCGGCTTTAAAATTACAGGCAGTGACTTAAATCCGTATCCTCCGATGTCGACACAGCTAGAAAGTCTCGGCATTAATATCATGAAGGGATATAAAGCGGAAAATCTTCATCCTCAGCCTGACTTTGTTATTGTTGGTAACGTGATTTCGGCCAGCAACGAAGAAGCTCAAGAGTTGATGAAGTTGAATATTCCTTACACCTCATTGCCGAAAGCCATGGGCGAATTCATTATCGGAGACCGTGAAAGCGTGGTGATCTCTGGGACTCACGGTAAAACAACGACGACATCCATGATGTCGTGGGTGGCAGAAAAGGCGGGCGTCAAACCAGGTTTCTTGATTGGTGGAATTCCGAAAAACTTTTCTCAATCCTTCAAAAATCCTGAGGGAAATTTCTTTGTCATTGAAGGTGACGAGTACGACACGGCTTTTTTTGATAAAGTACCGAAGTTTGTGCATTACAAACCAAAGCACGTGATTCTCACTTCTGTCGAGTTTGATCATGCCGATATTTATAAAGATTTGCAGGCGGTGAAAGATTCTTTTGCGCGCTTGATGACTTTGATTCCTGAAAACGGAACTCTTCTTGCTTGTGCAGAAGATGCGAACGTTATGGAACTTCGTAAGCTTGCAAAGTGTAAGAACTCTTTCACTTATGGTTTTGGCGAAAACGCTGATTTCCGAGCGAGAGTTCTGTTCCACAACGAAAAAGGCATCGGGTTTGAAGTTCATCACAAAGGCGAGATTTTAGGACCTTACGCTATGCAAATTACGGGGGACTACAATATTCTCAATGCAACGGCGGTCGTGGCGATGTCGAAATGCCTTGGATTTTCTGAAAATCGTATTCAGATCGCTTTGGAATCTTTTGAAGGCGTCAAGCGCCGCCAGGAGATTTTAGGTGAGCCCGGCGGAATTTTAGTTATTGAAGACTTTGCGCACCATCCGACAGCAGTGCGTGAAACGGTGAAAGGTATCCAAAAGAAATACCCCAACCGCAAAGTCTTTTCCGTATTTGAACCGCGCAGTGCCACTTCCCGTCGTAAAGTCTTCCAGAAAGATTACGTAGAGGCCTTCAAAGGTTCACATGAAGTCATGCTCGCAAAGGCTTTTGATCAGTCTAAGATCGACGAAGAAAATCGTTTTTCATCGCACGAGCTCGTTGAGGATTTGCAAAAGTCTGGCGTCACGGCGGCGGACTTTGATAGTGCTGATCAGATCGTAGCGGCTTTAAAAGCCCGCGCTAAAAAAGGCGACGTTATCCTCATCATGAGCAACGGCGGCTTTGACGGCATCTACGGAAAGTTGATGACGGCTTTAAATTAA